In a genomic window of Methanogenium sp. S4BF:
- a CDS encoding ABC transporter ATP-binding protein, with amino-acid sequence MITIEDLKKDFGATQVLRGVELEVSEGEIYVIIGPSGQGKSTLLRIIDMLEVPTSGDVTIRDESLYSHGDSRHQEIRKKIGMVFQNPAIFQGTVFENVAYGLRFRKISSGDLHERVSQTLREVGLEGYEKRVARSLSGGEKQRVAFARTMVTRPEIILLDEPTSNIDPVTTEKIEEIIRYTRDTYNTTIIMNTHDMVQGQRMGDRIGVMMNGRIVQSGTPKEIFTLPVSGDVARFVGFDNVFEGEIERNDAGTAVIRSGTTEVYGETPLPEGALVTWCIRTEDMHLHMKERFAGHTDRIRNHLHGTVTGITLVGPKHHVMVDCGIPLELVVGWRFAERVKVKPGDPVRVSFHPEAVHVMAR; translated from the coding sequence ATGATTACTATTGAGGACCTGAAGAAGGATTTCGGCGCTACTCAGGTACTGCGGGGCGTTGAGCTCGAGGTATCCGAGGGGGAAATCTATGTCATCATCGGCCCCTCCGGGCAGGGCAAATCAACCCTCCTGCGGATTATCGACATGCTTGAAGTGCCGACATCCGGGGATGTAACAATCAGGGATGAGTCGCTCTATTCTCATGGCGACTCCCGTCACCAGGAGATACGGAAAAAAATCGGCATGGTCTTTCAGAACCCGGCCATATTCCAGGGGACGGTCTTTGAGAATGTGGCATACGGGCTCCGGTTCCGGAAAATATCCTCCGGGGATCTGCACGAGCGGGTGTCACAGACCCTTCGGGAGGTGGGGCTTGAGGGCTACGAAAAGCGGGTTGCCCGCAGCCTCTCCGGCGGGGAGAAACAGCGTGTTGCCTTTGCCCGTACGATGGTGACCCGGCCCGAAATCATTCTTCTTGACGAACCGACGTCCAATATTGATCCTGTCACCACGGAAAAAATTGAGGAGATAATCCGCTATACCCGTGACACCTACAACACGACGATCATCATGAACACTCACGATATGGTGCAGGGCCAGCGGATGGGGGACCGTATCGGGGTGATGATGAACGGACGAATTGTGCAGTCGGGGACTCCTAAGGAAATTTTCACCCTTCCGGTGAGTGGCGATGTCGCCCGGTTTGTCGGGTTTGACAATGTCTTTGAGGGTGAGATTGAAAGGAATGACGCCGGGACTGCGGTGATACGGTCCGGTACCACAGAGGTCTATGGAGAGACTCCACTGCCTGAGGGTGCACTGGTCACCTGGTGTATCCGCACCGAGGACATGCACCTGCACATGAAGGAACGGTTTGCGGGGCATACGGACAGGATACGAAACCATCTTCATGGCACGGTCACCGGAATCACCCTTGTCGGTCCGAAGCATCATGTGATGGTCGACTGCGGCATTCCGCTGGAGCTGGTCGTCGGCTGGCGGTTTGCCGAGCGGGTGAAGGTGAAGCCGGGTGATCCTGTCCGGGTCTCGTTTCACCCGGAAGCCGTTCATGTGATGGCTCGCTGA
- a CDS encoding ABC-ATPase domain-containing protein has protein sequence MTAIQPAETLRQILRRIDGKGYGHYGDIRGQYRFDTFLLSIDHVQKDPFASPSRVRVLVDPEAAGFARDLWHTTPRRRGLCDYLTRAFCAAAERRRGMSGSGKSGLIAMDKPGQEILERTSVCIDDSGIEGRCVVGLPAYGRRIAGREAEEIFFERLPAIVAASLSARAHDLSQLYHHVGVAEDADVLRGALRERGLVAFVADGAVLPRQSGASDRPMKGADVVPFAAPSALRVEMDVPNAGALTGMGIPAGVTLIVGGGYHGKSTLLAALTAGVYTHIPGDGREYVVSDPAAVKIRAEDGRRVEAVDISPFITGIPGGRDTRSFSSADASGSTSQAANIMEALEAGARLFCIDEDTSATNFMIRDRRMQALIAKEHEPITPYIDRVRELFTECGVSSAIVIGGSGDYLDVADTVICMDAYRPYLVTDKAREVAAAYPTGRACETDQPFPRWQERIPDARSFSPAKGKRAVRIQARGKGMISFGTTDIDCTLVEQIVSESQTRAIGDAIWYAVRYMNGSATAAEVAARVMQDIEEQGLDVLSSRKRGDYAAFRSLELLMAVNRMRTLRAVQGGR, from the coding sequence ATGACCGCGATTCAGCCTGCAGAGACCCTCCGGCAGATTCTTCGCCGCATAGACGGGAAGGGCTACGGGCACTATGGTGATATCAGGGGGCAATACCGGTTCGATACGTTTCTCCTCAGTATCGACCATGTCCAGAAAGACCCGTTTGCCTCACCTTCACGGGTGCGGGTTCTGGTTGACCCTGAAGCGGCCGGGTTTGCCCGCGATCTGTGGCATACCACCCCGCGCCGCCGGGGGCTCTGCGATTATCTCACCCGCGCCTTCTGTGCGGCGGCAGAAAGACGCAGGGGGATGTCTGGCAGCGGGAAGAGTGGCCTTATCGCAATGGATAAGCCGGGGCAGGAGATCCTGGAACGGACCTCAGTCTGTATTGATGATTCCGGGATAGAAGGGCGCTGTGTTGTGGGTCTGCCTGCCTATGGGCGCAGGATTGCCGGGCGGGAGGCTGAAGAGATCTTCTTTGAGCGTCTGCCGGCGATAGTCGCGGCGTCTCTGTCTGCTCGTGCGCATGATTTATCTCAGCTGTATCATCATGTCGGGGTTGCAGAGGATGCTGATGTGCTCCGTGGTGCACTGAGAGAGCGGGGTCTTGTCGCATTTGTTGCCGATGGTGCCGTGCTGCCGCGGCAGAGCGGGGCCTCTGACCGGCCGATGAAGGGCGCAGATGTGGTGCCGTTTGCAGCACCCTCTGCCCTCCGTGTGGAGATGGATGTGCCGAATGCGGGAGCACTGACCGGGATGGGCATTCCTGCCGGTGTGACTCTTATCGTCGGGGGCGGATACCACGGCAAGTCCACCCTGCTTGCCGCCCTTACGGCCGGGGTGTATACCCACATCCCCGGTGACGGGCGTGAGTATGTGGTGAGCGACCCGGCGGCAGTGAAGATTCGCGCCGAAGACGGCAGGCGGGTGGAGGCGGTGGATATCTCGCCTTTCATCACCGGTATTCCCGGCGGAAGAGATACGCGTTCCTTCTCTTCAGCGGACGCAAGCGGGAGCACGTCGCAGGCGGCCAATATCATGGAGGCGCTCGAAGCCGGCGCCCGCCTCTTCTGTATCGATGAGGATACCAGCGCCACGAACTTCATGATCCGCGACCGGAGGATGCAGGCATTAATCGCAAAGGAGCATGAGCCCATCACCCCCTATATCGACCGGGTGCGTGAGCTCTTCACGGAATGTGGTGTCTCCTCGGCGATTGTCATCGGCGGGTCGGGGGACTACCTCGATGTGGCGGATACGGTCATCTGTATGGATGCCTACCGCCCGTATCTGGTCACGGACAAGGCACGGGAAGTCGCGGCAGCATACCCGACCGGCCGGGCCTGCGAGACCGATCAGCCGTTTCCGCGTTGGCAGGAGCGGATCCCTGACGCCCGTTCGTTCTCGCCTGCCAAAGGAAAGCGGGCTGTGCGGATTCAGGCACGCGGCAAAGGGATGATTTCCTTCGGGACGACTGATATTGACTGCACCCTCGTTGAACAGATCGTGTCAGAGAGCCAGACCCGTGCCATCGGGGACGCCATCTGGTATGCGGTCCGGTATATGAACGGGTCAGCCACTGCAGCAGAGGTGGCGGCGCGGGTGATGCAGGATATCGAAGAGCAGGGGCTTGATGTGCTCTCCTCACGAAAACGGGGGGATTATGCAGCATTCCGTTCGCTGGAGCTCCTGATGGCAGTCAACCGCATGCGCACGCTGCGTGCCGTGCAGGGCGGGCGGTAG
- a CDS encoding YigZ family protein has protein sequence MWEEKGAALLVVKMSRFYAHLYAVSSVEDVQEVREQHRKVYRKAAHHCYAARLTSPSGCQELFGSDGEVGRPGQVLLQMLQREEFSSHLIVVSRIFGGIKLGPGNVSRAFRDAAAEAVAEAVRG, from the coding sequence ATGTGGGAGGAGAAGGGGGCAGCACTGCTGGTGGTGAAAATGTCCCGGTTTTACGCCCATCTCTATGCGGTCTCATCTGTTGAGGATGTGCAGGAGGTTCGTGAGCAGCACCGGAAGGTCTACCGCAAGGCTGCTCACCACTGTTATGCCGCCCGGTTAACGTCTCCCTCGGGTTGTCAGGAACTCTTCGGGAGTGACGGTGAGGTAGGGCGGCCGGGGCAGGTGCTGTTGCAGATGCTGCAGCGGGAGGAGTTTTCGTCCCATCTCATCGTTGTCTCCCGCATCTTCGGCGGCATCAAACTCGGGCCGGGGAATGTCTCGCGGGCATTCCGGGATGCGGCAGCAGAGGCGGTGGCGGAGGCCGTGAGGGGATAG